Genomic window (Sphingomonas sp. S1-29):
CATGCCCCATCTCCCCACCAACCCCGCCCATCTCGGCCTTGGCGCAACCGCCAGCGTCGAACCCGCGATCACCGACGAAAGCTGGTACGCCGCCTATGCCGAGCGCCACGCCGCCGACGGCATCGAAGGCCGGCTTGTCTCGCAATATGACTTCACCGAGAGCTGGGCTGCATGGGAGGTCCACCCGCACGGTGCCGAGCTGGTGATCTGCACCGCGGGCCGCATGACGCTGCACCAGGAACATCCCGACGGCACCACCGCCACGCTAACGCTCGGCCCCGGCGACTATGCGATCAATCCGCCGGGCGTGTGGCACACCGCCGACATTGCGCCCGGCAACAGTTGCACCGCGATCTTCATCACCCCTGGTGAAGGTACCGCGCACCGCCCGCGGTAAGGGGGCGTGCGCTCTCCCGTCACCCCGGCCTTGAGCCGGGGCCCAGGGCGGCGGGCGCGACGTTCGCGCCTCTTGCCGCATCGCTCGCGGCCCTGGGCCCCGGCTCAAGGCCGGGGTGACGGTGAGGGGCCGGGGTGACGATGGGGGGCTGGGGCTACGGTGGGAACGTCATTCCTCGCCCTCGCCCGCCCCCAGCACCGCGCCGACATGTGCCACCCCGCGCGCTTCGGCCAGCCGCTCCTGCCGGTGCCGCTCGGCATAGCCCGCGCGCTGCTCATCGGTGCGCTCGGCATGGCAGGCGGGGCAGCTCACCCCCTCGACATATAGCGGCGAGGCGCGCTGCTGCGGCGTCACCGGCATCCGGCACGCGCGGCACAGCGCGTTGTCGCCGGGCTGGAGCCCATGCCCCACCGACACCCGCTCGTCGAACACGAAGCACTCGCCCTGCCACCGGCTCTGCTCGGGCGGCACGGTTTCGAGATAGGCGAGGATGCCCCCCTGCAAATGATAGACGTCGTCGATCCCCTCGGCTTTAAGGAACGCGGTCGCCTTCTCGCAGCGGATGCCGCCGGTGCAGAACATCGCCACCTTGGTC
Coding sequences:
- a CDS encoding cupin domain-containing protein, translated to MPHLPTNPAHLGLGATASVEPAITDESWYAAYAERHAADGIEGRLVSQYDFTESWAAWEVHPHGAELVICTAGRMTLHQEHPDGTTATLTLGPGDYAINPPGVWHTADIAPGNSCTAIFITPGEGTAHRPR